One window of the Chitinophaga niabensis genome contains the following:
- a CDS encoding SusC/RagA family TonB-linked outer membrane protein yields MFKRTLQLMFLLLLCLHGFAQEQKVTGTVKDKTGAPLPGVTITDKDLKTTGTVTDVNGNFSLIVKGNSKIIVFSFIGYDNQEVSVAGRTTVNVVLEVNSKMLGDVVVIGYQEVSRRKNTAAIATVKGDAIANLPAPSVDMMLQGRVSGVNVQNFSGEPGIRNSVVIRGNSSVLRGYDEARALSAPLYVIDGIPTSVTEFGGIDGSGTGTNAIAGINPNDIESIDILKDASAAAIYGSRGSNGIIIIKTRKAKTGKPEFNFSTYVGITQRPKLIEVVAGAEERRMKMDVLNLYNGFADNQTLPMMLTDSLNPDFNNATDWQSYFYQTGMINNYDLSMAGATDAINYRLSLGHYKEDGVVKNTGFKRYSILASINAKVTPWLNSTSRFRVTRTDRPRAINERTGSFFAFDTYSLPSSFFSLTESSREYLLGNDNRQDKNINNNLQFSNAFNVDLAKGLLFNTTVNYENRNSSRNYFQPSVVRNNGYGYASSYSDKVEIASLFSTLEYSTKFGNHHLNLIGGTNMEYTKWNWNFGSADLIPNDNAWAVNVANKQFSNTSSATEETGMQSIFLRMNYDFKDRYLLSAVINRDASSKFGKDNRWGTFPSVSLGWIVSDEPAFENSLGFVNFLKLRGSWGITGNQPERNYLGYNNYTVNQAGFADNGEVTSYNGTSVITPNYYSGIAQKDLSWEESRQGNLGLEAGFFKDRIRLIVDLYKRELTKGFFDFLLPNASGYTLAQTNAIGLRNSGVEVTINTRNLNPKSALQWNTDITFSYNQNVITALPNGGRSIIFNYNTGVYGSDYLLSVGLPVNQFYVFEFKGIYSRPEDVPYNLLTGQPMKNFVGWDYHAGDPILVDQDGNFDLKEPMDQIIGGDPNPKFYGGILNNLTYKGFSLGVFLSYTLGRDIMNSYENRRLEYLFEATGEDGERNLASRAIMDINKLNFWKKPGDNATLPTFSLVDGTRSPYRFFDKTTMYIEKGDYLRIKYITAGYSFNQQVLNKLKIKRLRLYGVVDNLYTFQKSNIPDAEGVNAYGIYTGDGYPIPKKFTIGLDFGF; encoded by the coding sequence ATGTTTAAAAGAACGCTCCAGCTGATGTTCCTGCTCCTGCTTTGCCTGCATGGATTCGCACAGGAACAGAAGGTGACTGGTACCGTGAAGGACAAGACCGGCGCTCCTTTACCCGGTGTAACAATCACAGACAAAGACCTGAAAACCACTGGCACGGTTACCGATGTCAATGGTAATTTCTCACTCATTGTAAAAGGCAATTCAAAGATCATCGTATTCTCTTTTATCGGTTATGATAACCAGGAAGTAAGTGTGGCCGGCAGAACAACCGTGAATGTAGTGCTGGAAGTAAACTCCAAAATGCTGGGAGATGTGGTGGTGATCGGTTACCAGGAAGTTTCCCGCCGTAAGAACACGGCAGCCATTGCTACCGTTAAAGGTGATGCCATTGCCAACCTTCCTGCCCCCAGTGTGGATATGATGCTGCAAGGCCGTGTATCCGGTGTGAACGTACAAAACTTTTCCGGTGAACCAGGGATCCGTAACTCCGTTGTAATACGCGGTAACTCTTCTGTATTGCGTGGTTATGATGAAGCACGCGCATTGAGTGCCCCGCTTTATGTGATTGATGGTATCCCTACTTCCGTGACGGAATTTGGTGGTATAGACGGATCCGGAACAGGTACCAACGCCATTGCCGGTATCAACCCCAATGATATAGAATCAATAGATATCCTCAAAGACGCTTCTGCTGCCGCTATTTACGGTTCCCGTGGCTCTAACGGTATCATCATCATCAAAACCCGTAAAGCAAAAACCGGCAAACCGGAATTCAATTTCAGCACCTATGTGGGTATCACACAAAGGCCAAAACTCATTGAAGTAGTGGCAGGCGCTGAAGAACGCCGCATGAAAATGGATGTACTGAACCTTTATAACGGCTTTGCAGATAACCAGACACTGCCGATGATGTTAACGGATAGCTTAAACCCGGACTTTAACAACGCAACAGACTGGCAAAGCTATTTCTACCAGACCGGTATGATCAATAACTATGATCTTTCCATGGCTGGTGCTACAGATGCTATCAACTACCGCCTCAGTCTTGGTCACTATAAAGAAGACGGTGTGGTGAAAAATACCGGCTTTAAGCGGTACTCCATCCTGGCCAGTATCAATGCCAAGGTAACCCCCTGGTTGAACAGCACAAGCCGTTTCCGTGTAACACGTACAGACCGCCCGCGTGCTATCAATGAACGTACCGGCAGCTTCTTTGCGTTCGACACTTATAGTCTTCCTTCCTCTTTCTTTTCCTTAACGGAAAGCTCCAGGGAATACCTGCTTGGCAATGATAACCGCCAGGATAAAAACATCAACAACAACCTCCAGTTCTCCAATGCCTTTAATGTAGACCTCGCAAAAGGCCTGCTGTTCAACACAACGGTGAACTACGAAAACAGGAACTCCAGCCGTAACTACTTTCAGCCTTCTGTAGTGCGGAATAATGGTTACGGATATGCTTCTTCCTATTCAGATAAAGTAGAGATCGCATCCCTCTTTTCAACACTGGAATATTCCACCAAATTCGGCAATCACCATCTTAACCTGATCGGTGGTACCAATATGGAATACACTAAATGGAACTGGAACTTTGGTAGTGCAGACCTCATTCCGAATGACAATGCATGGGCGGTGAACGTTGCCAACAAACAGTTTTCCAACACCTCTTCTGCAACAGAAGAAACCGGCATGCAAAGTATCTTCCTCCGGATGAACTATGACTTTAAAGACCGCTATTTATTATCTGCCGTGATCAACAGGGACGCGTCTTCCAAATTCGGTAAAGATAACCGCTGGGGTACTTTCCCTTCCGTTTCATTAGGATGGATCGTATCAGACGAACCTGCTTTTGAAAACTCTCTCGGCTTTGTGAACTTCCTGAAACTCCGCGGTAGCTGGGGTATTACCGGTAACCAGCCTGAAAGGAATTACCTCGGATACAATAACTATACCGTGAACCAGGCCGGCTTTGCAGACAATGGTGAGGTAACCTCTTACAACGGTACTTCTGTGATCACGCCAAACTATTACTCCGGTATTGCGCAGAAAGATCTTTCCTGGGAAGAATCAAGGCAGGGTAACCTTGGGTTGGAAGCAGGTTTCTTTAAAGACAGGATCCGCCTGATCGTAGATCTATACAAACGTGAACTCACGAAAGGATTCTTTGACTTCCTGCTTCCTAACGCGAGCGGTTATACCCTGGCACAAACCAACGCCATCGGGTTACGCAATTCCGGTGTGGAAGTAACCATCAATACCCGCAACCTCAATCCAAAAAGCGCATTGCAATGGAATACAGACATTACCTTCTCTTATAACCAGAACGTGATCACCGCATTGCCAAACGGCGGACGCAGTATCATCTTCAATTATAATACAGGCGTATATGGTTCAGACTATCTGCTTTCAGTTGGTCTTCCTGTAAACCAGTTCTACGTGTTTGAATTCAAGGGTATTTACTCCCGTCCGGAAGACGTGCCTTACAACCTGCTCACCGGTCAGCCGATGAAAAACTTCGTAGGTTGGGACTACCATGCAGGTGACCCGATCCTGGTAGACCAGGATGGCAACTTTGACCTGAAAGAACCTATGGACCAGATCATTGGTGGCGATCCCAATCCCAAATTCTATGGTGGTATCCTCAACAATCTTACTTATAAAGGTTTCTCACTGGGTGTTTTCCTGAGCTATACATTAGGCAGAGATATCATGAACAGCTACGAGAACCGCCGTTTGGAATACCTCTTCGAAGCTACGGGTGAGGATGGTGAACGTAACCTGGCCTCAAGAGCTATCATGGATATCAACAAACTGAACTTCTGGAAGAAACCCGGAGACAATGCAACGCTGCCCACCTTTTCACTCGTAGATGGAACACGTTCTCCATACCGCTTCTTCGATAAGACCACCATGTATATTGAGAAAGGCGATTATCTCCGTATCAAGTACATCACCGCGGGTTACAGCTTCAACCAACAGGTGTTGAACAAACTGAAGATCAAACGTCTCCGCCTGTATGGGGTAGTAGATAACCTTTACACCTTCCAGAAAAGCAATATCCCTGATGCAGAAGGCGTGAACGCCTATGGTATTTACACCGGCGACGGATATCCTATCCCCAAGAAATTCACCATTGGTTTAGACTTTGGCTTCTGA
- a CDS encoding RagB/SusD family nutrient uptake outer membrane protein, which yields MKRLKYILPALMTAWFLIAGSSCKKILELESKNVPSSNKFWKTDKDALAGLLGGYSMLRDALTDENRYYVYGDVPANTFEITYTSDYSIHQLRDGSFDGVYYGYLENLQNWTKFYKAIAQANLLIKKIPDIPENTFKSGHKEYYLGESYFLRAYNYFFISRVWGDVPLVLEAVEDVAEAKNYGREKQEIVLKQALADLDKAVEMLPQSPISSSDRGIRATKASALALKAHIYAWIKDYAKCEEATRDLVANPGTYGLTFITDSAAYSKMAIGKSTEAIFEINISYEQSEASWNGIGQKTLWAPFLATREPNNKDGVPWRVHPGTKNNLFWEENDLREKIWLYEDVRLDMTMLKKYSNVIYRDGDLRRDPRYSNNILIFRLSDIILLRAEALYKLNREPEARILLNKTRNRAGIGDVDPAAVGINFFYELIWERGRELFAEGHFYWDLLRTDIGIDSFNGIFKDAMHPGSATFGRNYWPIPRVLFKDNLMMKQTPYWNGRL from the coding sequence ATGAAACGACTTAAATATATACTTCCTGCACTGATGACCGCCTGGTTCTTAATAGCAGGCAGTTCCTGTAAAAAAATACTGGAACTGGAGAGCAAAAACGTGCCTTCCAGCAATAAGTTCTGGAAAACAGATAAAGATGCATTAGCCGGCCTGCTGGGTGGTTACTCCATGCTCCGCGATGCATTGACAGATGAGAACAGGTATTATGTGTATGGCGATGTACCTGCCAATACTTTTGAGATCACCTATACCTCCGATTATTCCATTCATCAGCTTCGCGATGGTTCTTTTGATGGCGTGTATTATGGCTATCTGGAAAATCTGCAGAACTGGACCAAGTTCTACAAAGCCATTGCACAAGCCAACCTCCTGATCAAAAAGATCCCCGACATTCCGGAAAATACTTTCAAGTCCGGTCATAAGGAATATTATCTCGGAGAATCCTATTTCCTGCGTGCCTACAATTACTTCTTTATTTCCCGCGTATGGGGAGATGTGCCTTTAGTATTGGAAGCAGTGGAAGACGTTGCAGAAGCTAAAAACTATGGCCGTGAGAAACAGGAGATAGTACTGAAACAGGCATTGGCCGATCTGGACAAAGCAGTTGAAATGCTTCCCCAATCCCCCATCAGCTCAAGCGACCGCGGCATAAGAGCTACCAAAGCAAGCGCGCTGGCATTGAAAGCACATATCTATGCATGGATAAAGGATTATGCAAAATGTGAAGAAGCCACCCGCGACCTGGTAGCCAATCCAGGCACTTACGGGCTCACTTTCATCACAGACTCCGCAGCATATTCCAAAATGGCCATCGGCAAATCCACAGAAGCCATTTTTGAGATCAATATCAGCTATGAACAAAGTGAAGCTTCCTGGAACGGAATAGGCCAGAAAACTTTATGGGCGCCTTTCCTCGCAACACGTGAACCTAACAACAAAGACGGCGTGCCCTGGAGAGTACATCCAGGTACAAAGAACAACCTCTTTTGGGAAGAAAACGACCTGCGTGAAAAGATCTGGTTATATGAAGATGTAAGGCTTGATATGACGATGCTGAAGAAATACTCCAACGTGATCTACAGGGACGGCGATCTGAGAAGGGATCCCCGCTATTCCAATAATATCCTCATCTTCCGTTTGTCTGACATCATCCTGCTCAGGGCGGAAGCGCTCTATAAACTGAACAGGGAACCTGAGGCCAGGATCCTGCTGAACAAGACCCGCAACCGTGCAGGTATCGGGGACGTGGATCCTGCAGCGGTAGGTATTAATTTCTTCTACGAACTGATCTGGGAAAGAGGCCGCGAATTATTTGCAGAAGGACATTTCTACTGGGACCTGCTACGCACTGATATTGGTATTGATTCCTTCAATGGAATCTTCAAAGATGCCATGCATCCAGGCAGCGCCACCTTTGGACGTAACTACTGGCCCATTCCGCGTGTGCTGTTTAAAGACAACCTGATGATGAAACAAACACCTTACTGGAATGGCAGGCTCTAA
- a CDS encoding DUF5007 domain-containing protein has product MNKYKTLRNCLILGAFGLGLITACEKVPIGYISDQIRYVSDTFRIPRGTNYKSDPQGFELDGSNYPISVKLLEVRDLATGKPTNLFNEPHEVYIWNALFNVNTDTTVALLNKKRTKQTLPSLEVVEKSGQLILNEGSLEIPAGNYAFDLQVTNGSGTKTFKNISVLQMIDQPFEDKGGGCAYFIDGTNTSGDIGAPTVTYKKVSSDGYQVRLKVVDKNGQPFNPKLAELQKRGDRPLFETYAKFNPVEYTDTTMVCNYELTPFPILEYPGYGYLMYYRIPSNKVIIDPGVVTNPVPGQTYNVNPRWAFRLLVKGTYEVTVKLPKVTRKP; this is encoded by the coding sequence ATGAACAAGTATAAAACTCTTCGCAACTGCCTTATACTGGGCGCCTTTGGTCTTGGTTTGATCACGGCCTGTGAAAAAGTGCCGATTGGTTATATCAGCGATCAGATCCGTTATGTAAGTGATACTTTCCGTATCCCCAGAGGGACCAATTATAAAAGCGATCCACAGGGCTTTGAGCTGGATGGCTCCAACTACCCCATCAGTGTAAAACTGCTGGAAGTGCGGGACCTTGCAACCGGCAAACCCACCAATCTCTTTAACGAACCACATGAGGTATATATCTGGAATGCTTTGTTCAATGTAAATACAGATACTACTGTAGCATTACTGAACAAAAAAAGGACCAAGCAAACCCTGCCTTCCCTGGAAGTAGTAGAAAAATCCGGGCAACTGATCCTCAATGAAGGTTCGCTGGAGATCCCTGCCGGTAACTATGCTTTCGATCTGCAGGTAACCAATGGCAGTGGTACCAAAACCTTCAAGAACATTTCTGTATTGCAGATGATAGACCAGCCTTTTGAAGATAAAGGAGGCGGTTGTGCTTACTTTATAGATGGCACCAATACCAGTGGTGATATTGGCGCCCCTACAGTGACCTATAAAAAGGTTTCCAGCGATGGTTACCAGGTTCGCCTGAAAGTAGTGGACAAAAATGGTCAGCCATTCAATCCTAAACTGGCAGAGTTGCAAAAACGCGGGGACAGGCCTTTATTTGAAACCTACGCTAAGTTTAATCCGGTAGAATACACAGATACAACCATGGTGTGTAACTATGAGTTGACCCCCTTCCCCATCCTGGAATATCCGGGTTATGGTTACCTGATGTATTACCGTATACCCAGTAACAAAGTTATTATTGACCCGGGCGTTGTAACAAACCCCGTTCCCGGTCAGACCTATAACGTGAATCCCCGCTGGGCATTCCGCTTGCTGGTGAAAGGAACATATGAAGTCACCGTAAAATTACCCAAGGTGACCAGAAAACCTTAG
- the odhB gene encoding 2-oxoglutarate dehydrogenase complex dihydrolipoyllysine-residue succinyltransferase has translation MIIEIKVPTVGESISEVTLAKWLKKDGDVVKQDEVLCEMESEKATFELNAEKAGVLKIIAKEGDTLQIGAVACTIDTDGAAATTSAPAAAAPAPAAAPEAPAPAAAPAAPAAPAVNKGTIDIKVPTIGESISEVTLLKWLKQTGDYVERDEVLCELESEKATFELNAEEAGVLKTIAKDGDTLNIGDVACQIDTAAPRPAGKAQPAQQQAAAAPKAQASAQQAPAAPLPNDVKATPVAAAVIADKKVDAASIKGSGAHGKILKDDVMAALENPGVAIGHELFSRVERREKMSNLRKVVSRRLVEAKNTTAMLTTFNEVDMTNIMAIRSKYKEAFKTAHGVNLGFMSFFAKAVCFALQEFPAVNAYIDGEELVFHDFCDISIAVSAPKGLVVPVIRNAESMGMADIEKKVVELATKARDNKLSMEEMTGGTFTITNGGVFGSLMSTPIINIPQSAILGMHKIQDRPMAVNGQVVILPMMYVALSYDHRIIDGKESVSFLVRVKEMLENPEQLLFGRDPVKALLKL, from the coding sequence ATGATAATCGAAATTAAAGTTCCCACGGTAGGAGAATCAATCAGCGAAGTAACACTTGCAAAATGGCTCAAGAAAGACGGAGACGTTGTGAAGCAGGATGAGGTATTATGCGAAATGGAATCAGAAAAAGCCACCTTTGAGCTGAATGCTGAAAAGGCAGGCGTTCTGAAGATCATTGCAAAAGAAGGAGACACCCTGCAAATAGGCGCGGTAGCCTGCACTATTGATACAGATGGCGCAGCCGCCACTACTTCCGCACCTGCGGCAGCAGCACCGGCACCTGCAGCAGCTCCTGAAGCTCCCGCTCCGGCAGCAGCACCTGCAGCACCAGCAGCACCGGCTGTGAACAAAGGCACCATCGATATCAAGGTTCCCACCATCGGAGAATCCATCAGTGAAGTGACCCTCCTGAAATGGCTGAAACAAACCGGCGATTACGTAGAGCGTGATGAAGTATTGTGCGAACTGGAATCTGAGAAGGCTACTTTTGAACTGAATGCAGAAGAAGCCGGCGTACTCAAAACAATAGCGAAAGACGGAGATACTTTAAATATAGGAGACGTGGCCTGCCAGATAGATACGGCTGCACCACGCCCTGCCGGTAAAGCACAACCTGCACAACAACAGGCTGCTGCTGCACCAAAAGCACAGGCATCTGCACAACAGGCACCTGCTGCACCACTCCCCAACGATGTGAAAGCAACCCCGGTTGCTGCTGCTGTGATTGCAGATAAAAAAGTGGATGCTGCTTCTATTAAAGGAAGCGGTGCCCATGGCAAGATCCTGAAAGATGATGTGATGGCAGCCCTGGAAAATCCGGGTGTGGCTATTGGTCATGAACTGTTCAGCCGTGTGGAACGCAGGGAAAAAATGAGCAACCTGCGGAAAGTAGTATCCCGCAGACTGGTGGAAGCCAAGAACACAACAGCCATGCTCACCACGTTCAACGAGGTGGATATGACTAACATCATGGCTATCCGCAGCAAATACAAAGAGGCATTCAAAACAGCACATGGTGTGAACCTGGGCTTTATGAGCTTCTTTGCGAAAGCAGTTTGTTTTGCACTGCAGGAATTCCCTGCTGTAAATGCATACATAGATGGAGAAGAACTGGTGTTCCACGATTTCTGTGATATCTCTATCGCGGTATCTGCTCCTAAAGGACTGGTTGTACCTGTGATCCGTAACGCGGAAAGCATGGGTATGGCAGATATTGAAAAGAAAGTAGTGGAACTGGCTACCAAGGCAAGAGATAACAAACTCTCCATGGAAGAGATGACCGGCGGTACTTTCACCATCACCAATGGTGGCGTGTTCGGTTCTCTTATGAGCACACCGATCATTAATATTCCGCAATCAGCTATCCTGGGTATGCACAAGATCCAGGACCGTCCGATGGCAGTGAATGGCCAGGTGGTGATCCTTCCGATGATGTATGTGGCGCTCAGTTATGATCACCGTATCATTGATGGTAAAGAGTCTGTAAGTTTCCTCGTAAGAGTGAAGGAAATGCTGGAAAACCCTGAGCAGCTGCTGTTCGGAAGGGATCCGGTGAAGGCTTTGCTGAAACTCTAG
- a CDS encoding 2-oxoglutarate dehydrogenase E1 component produces MKDFSFVTNSHPAYIESLYKEYSTDPASVDPEWIRFFEGFDFAVSNTNGKAAAPAAGGTATLPVSSEQLVKELGVYRLIQAYRKKGHLVANTNPIRPRKDRQPNLDLHFFGLTDADLKTEFFAGQVIGLGKTSLDKILQHLKSVYAAAIGLEFTYINDAAKVEWLQKEMETTIRQPLTVDQKKRILLKLNQGVMFEKFLHTKYIGQKRFSLEGGETTIPALDAMINTAAEYNVQEVVIGMAHRGRLNVLANILGKTYEQIFSEFEGTAIPDTTMGSGDVKYHLGFRSTIQTPAGKEVNVQLTPNPSHLEVVDPVVVGFARSKADVIYNSDYDQILPILIHGDAAIAGQGVVYEVAQMSKLRGYYTGGTMHFVINNQIGFTTDFEDARSADYCTSVASIVQAPVFHVNGDDVEAAVKIAEIATRYRQEFNSDIYIDMVCYRKHGHNEGDDPKFTQPKLYTEIDKHPNPREVYSQQLIAKGDVDASLAQEMEKAFWADLQERLDDVKQHPLPYTYQTPEKWWKELRKSTPADFDKSPDTAISKEQLEKLFQGIMVIPKGFKPLRKVEKLLQDKQKLYSEQGLLDWSSGELLAYGSILTEGRDVRLSGQDVKRGTFSHRHAVLRNEETDEEYSRLSKLSDEQGKFRIYNSLLSEFAVLGFEYGYSIANPYALTIWEAQFGDFMNGAQTLIDQFITSAETKWQKQSGLVLLLPHGYEGQGPEHSSARLERFLQQCAEQNIFITNCTTASSFFHALRRQLALPFRKPMINFSPKANLRHVRSYSPIAEFTQGGFKEVLDDPFITDAAGVKKVLFCSGKVYFDLSEKQMKEDRKDVAIVRLEQLYPLPVGQLEAIQKKYKGAAWSWVQEEPLNMGAASFLQMNLSQIKYDVISRPASAATATGYSKVHAKEQQDIVEAAFKVKQKK; encoded by the coding sequence ATGAAGGACTTTTCGTTTGTCACCAACTCGCACCCGGCGTATATCGAATCGCTGTACAAAGAGTATAGTACAGATCCGGCCAGTGTAGATCCGGAATGGATCCGGTTTTTTGAAGGATTTGACTTTGCGGTGAGCAATACTAACGGTAAAGCGGCAGCCCCTGCTGCTGGTGGCACGGCAACTCTGCCGGTGAGTAGCGAACAGCTTGTTAAGGAACTGGGCGTATATCGCCTCATTCAGGCCTATCGCAAAAAAGGCCATTTAGTGGCCAATACCAATCCCATTCGTCCCCGGAAGGACCGTCAACCTAACCTCGACCTCCATTTTTTCGGCCTGACAGACGCAGACCTTAAAACAGAATTTTTTGCCGGCCAGGTGATCGGCCTCGGCAAAACCAGCCTGGATAAGATCTTGCAACACCTTAAATCTGTGTATGCAGCAGCAATAGGCCTGGAATTCACTTATATCAATGATGCCGCAAAGGTAGAATGGCTGCAGAAAGAGATGGAAACAACCATTCGCCAGCCACTCACTGTTGATCAGAAAAAACGCATCCTGCTTAAACTGAACCAGGGTGTGATGTTCGAAAAATTCCTCCATACCAAATATATCGGGCAGAAACGTTTCTCCCTGGAAGGTGGCGAAACCACCATCCCCGCACTGGATGCCATGATCAATACTGCTGCTGAATATAATGTGCAGGAAGTGGTGATAGGTATGGCACACCGCGGCCGTTTGAACGTACTGGCCAATATCCTGGGTAAAACATATGAGCAGATCTTCTCTGAATTTGAAGGAACTGCCATCCCGGATACCACCATGGGCAGTGGTGACGTGAAATACCACCTGGGCTTCCGTTCTACCATTCAAACCCCTGCCGGTAAAGAGGTGAATGTACAGCTCACGCCCAACCCTTCCCACCTGGAAGTGGTAGACCCTGTTGTGGTAGGTTTTGCCCGCAGCAAGGCAGATGTGATCTATAACAGCGATTACGACCAGATACTCCCCATCCTGATCCACGGAGACGCGGCTATTGCAGGCCAGGGCGTAGTATATGAAGTAGCCCAGATGAGTAAGCTCAGGGGTTATTATACCGGTGGTACCATGCACTTTGTGATCAACAACCAGATTGGTTTCACTACTGATTTTGAAGATGCAAGGTCTGCAGATTATTGTACCAGTGTAGCTTCTATTGTACAGGCCCCGGTGTTCCATGTGAACGGGGATGATGTGGAAGCCGCCGTGAAAATTGCGGAGATCGCTACCCGTTACCGCCAGGAGTTCAACTCCGATATCTATATTGATATGGTTTGCTACCGCAAACACGGTCACAACGAGGGAGACGATCCTAAATTCACCCAACCTAAATTGTACACAGAGATAGATAAACACCCTAATCCCCGGGAAGTATATTCCCAGCAGCTGATTGCTAAGGGAGATGTGGATGCTTCCCTGGCACAGGAAATGGAAAAAGCTTTCTGGGCAGACCTGCAGGAACGTTTGGATGATGTAAAACAACATCCGCTTCCATATACTTACCAGACCCCGGAAAAATGGTGGAAAGAACTGCGTAAATCCACACCGGCGGATTTCGATAAATCTCCGGATACGGCTATCTCCAAAGAGCAGCTGGAAAAACTTTTCCAGGGTATAATGGTTATTCCTAAAGGATTCAAACCATTACGTAAAGTGGAGAAACTGTTGCAGGATAAACAAAAACTTTACAGCGAACAGGGGCTGCTGGACTGGTCTTCTGGTGAATTACTGGCTTATGGCAGTATCCTCACAGAAGGCAGGGACGTGCGTTTGAGCGGTCAGGATGTGAAGAGGGGCACCTTCTCTCACCGTCATGCCGTACTGCGTAACGAAGAAACAGACGAAGAATACAGCCGCCTCAGCAAACTGAGCGATGAGCAGGGCAAGTTCCGCATTTACAACTCCCTGCTCAGCGAATTTGCCGTGCTGGGTTTTGAATACGGTTATTCCATTGCCAACCCTTACGCGCTGACCATCTGGGAAGCACAGTTCGGGGATTTCATGAATGGCGCACAAACATTGATAGATCAGTTCATCACATCTGCAGAAACCAAATGGCAAAAGCAAAGCGGCCTGGTGCTGTTGCTGCCGCATGGTTATGAAGGGCAGGGGCCGGAGCACTCCAGCGCCCGCCTAGAACGTTTCCTGCAACAGTGTGCTGAACAGAATATATTCATCACCAACTGTACAACGGCTTCCAGCTTCTTCCATGCTTTACGCCGCCAGCTGGCATTGCCTTTCCGCAAACCCATGATCAACTTCTCACCCAAAGCTAACCTCCGTCACGTAAGGAGTTACAGCCCCATTGCGGAATTTACGCAGGGCGGGTTCAAAGAAGTGCTGGACGATCCGTTTATTACGGATGCAGCCGGTGTGAAGAAAGTATTGTTCTGCAGCGGTAAGGTTTATTTCGACCTGAGCGAGAAGCAAATGAAGGAAGACCGGAAAGATGTGGCCATTGTACGGCTGGAACAGCTATATCCATTGCCGGTAGGGCAACTGGAAGCTATCCAGAAGAAATATAAAGGTGCCGCATGGTCATGGGTACAGGAAGAGCCCCTGAATATGGGTGCTGCCAGCTTCCTGCAAATGAACCTGAGCCAGATCAAATATGATGTAATCAGCCGTCCGGCCAGTGCTGCTACAGCAACTGGTTACAGTAAAGTGCATGCTAAAGAGCAGCAGGATATCGTAGAGGCTGCTTTTAAGGTTAAGCAAAAAAAATAA
- the rpsT gene encoding 30S ribosomal protein S20, whose protein sequence is MANHKATKKDVRQSSKRNERNRYYGKTTRNAIRDLKKLTDKAAASENLPEVISMIDKLAKRNIIHKNKAANLKSKLSSKVNTLA, encoded by the coding sequence ATGGCAAACCATAAAGCAACGAAAAAAGACGTACGTCAAAGCAGCAAGCGAAATGAGCGGAACCGTTACTACGGTAAAACTACCCGTAATGCCATACGGGACCTGAAAAAGCTGACTGATAAGGCGGCTGCTTCAGAGAACTTACCTGAAGTTATCTCCATGATCGACAAACTCGCTAAGCGCAACATTATCCATAAGAACAAGGCTGCGAACCTGAAGAGCAAACTCTCTTCCAAGGTGAACACCCTGGCTTAA